The following are from one region of the Sciurus carolinensis chromosome 5, mSciCar1.2, whole genome shotgun sequence genome:
- the Fam25a gene encoding protein FAM25A encodes MLGGLGKLAAEGLAHRTEKATEGAVHAVEEVVKEVVEHATETGQKAIDEALQKAQESGAKVVKEVTEKVTSAVTDAVTHAAENLGKLGQ; translated from the exons ATGCTGGGAGGACTGGGGAAGCTGGCGGCCGAGGGCCTGGCCCATCGCACTGAGAAGGCCACTGAGGGAGCCG TGCATGCTGTGGAGGAAGTGGTGAAGGAAGTGGTGGAGCATGCCACGGAGACTGGACAGAAAG CCATTGATGAAGCCTTGCAGAAAGCCCAAGAGTCAGGAGCCAAAGTGGTGAAGGAAGTCACTGAGAAGGTGACCAGCGCAGTCACAGATGCCGTCACCCACGCTGCGGAGAACCTGGGCAAACTGGGACAATGA